In the Oncorhynchus gorbuscha isolate QuinsamMale2020 ecotype Even-year unplaced genomic scaffold, OgorEven_v1.0 Un_scaffold_1740, whole genome shotgun sequence genome, one interval contains:
- the LOC124023964 gene encoding uncharacterized protein LOC124023964, with amino-acid sequence MTSLGIQQRPTDHRQIGRTPLLLSHKQRSSSSLPLLKRLHQAGGPYAVAEPQTDPPSLGDYFSLLQRLKEETYMYKQNKDLKQVQSRTPWKQPHSPPLASPLPRGPSSRVPPLPGVPSSSSRVLPSGRTQSRLSQHSSHKMASSSQKSKHTPAIIKGHRHLSYGGSVPPENITIQQFYDLTPTKKSNVRLNDQLIPKPTDINIGEIMIKVPIPKEHPYQAHISRFALFPTFRSPDDPDTGVRAASLRPLNPLVPSSAPEVTVLRKTKGGPYRHEVLEAPMTTRKKTISWPGQHGFLDHPKPVNGEAQTQVFYPKSQKTVFPNPTLRDWDVTLSERTANMLRNVEKSHWVTSYQLHYTGSGPTNPWRLDDYHENTVDMITGKITPYTTQLRERSHPVLLPPKPRDGRKARIRQGRHKVESTYRPPVTAPAAESHSTDQTSSHNHPAGPLGTMSGHQSHQEIKGNPSIQDGHPNNSHGHSELSLARPGAGAVSVPEPAQMSGYVFPGHHLQDQGSRCERCGEERCECQVKEVREGLYHPGPGASDLQQSSQAPRASLEKVTDTESSLALYSCQLPHSPLNETTEVTKENNTQREVWYEDVPSSKKQSYTASGGRVFSLSQPAPALATNNTGAAYESETELSAADLVSPNIRNWCSGGNVVLGSEMTVNQTLEEQDWEWQNREIPVPRSISNPCIQPRPHALPSTHPGERGRCQLALLELQDSFSKSEVHRLFHSSLQGGAVHLQDNVHTGRKHRFYGFNSFYFHN; translated from the exons ATGACCAGCCTAGGGATCCAGCAACGTCCCACTGAccacagacagatagggaggacTCCTTTACTCCTGTCTCACAAACAgaggtcctcctcctccctgcccctCCTGAAACGCCTGCACCAGGCTGGGGGGCCGTATGCTGTCGCTGAGCCCCAGACAGACCCGCCGTCGCTGGGTGACTACTTCTCCCTCCTCCAGCGACTGAAAGAGGAGACTTACATGTACAAACAGAACAAGGATCTGAAACAGGTACAGAGCAGGACACCATGGAAACAGCCTCACTCTCCACCTCTGGCCAG TCCTCTTCCCAGAGGCCCTAGCAGCAGAGTCCCACCACTTCCTGGAGTtcccagtagcagcagcagggTTTTACCGTCGGGTCGTACCCAGAGTAGACTGAGCCAGCACTCCAGCCACAAGATGGCGTCCTCCTCCCAGAAGAGTAAACACACCCCTGCCATCATCAAGGGCCATCGCCACTTAAGCTACGGAGGATCCGTTCCACCGGA GAACATCACCATTCAACAGTTTTATGACCTTACACCTACCAAGAAAAGTAACGTCCGCCTCAACGACCAGCT TATACCAAAACCAACAGACATCAACATCGG agAGATAATGATAAAGGTTCCAATTCCAAAAGAACATCCGTATCAGGCCCACATCTCCCGCTTCGCCCTGTTCCCAACGTTCCGCTCACCAGACGACCCCGACACAGGCGTGAGAGCTGCGTCCCTACGACCCCTGAACCCCCTCGTCCCGTCCTCTGCTCCAGAGGTCACCGTGCTGAGAAAGACAAAAG GAGGTCCTTATCGTCATGAGGTACTGGAGGCACCCATGACAACCAGGAAGAAAACCATCTCATGGCCAGGACAGCATGGCTTCCTGGAT caccccaAGCCAGTTAATGGCGAGGCCCAGACCCAGGTATTCTACCCTAAGTCCCAGaagacagtgtttcccaaccccaCATTGCGTGACTGGGACGTCACGCTGTCTGAACGAACAGCCAACATGCTCCGCAACGTGGAGAAGTCCCACTGGGTCACCTCATACCAGCTTCACTACACAG GCTCTGGGCCTACTAATCCCTGGAGGTTGGATGACTACCATGAGAACACCGTTGACATGATCACTGGGAAGATAACTCCCTACACAACACAGCTG AGGGAGCGATCCCACCCCGTCCTGCTGCCCCCTAAACCACGAGACGGGCGCAAGGCCAGAATACGCCAGGGCCGTCATAAGGTGGAGAGCACCTACCGCCCTCCTGTCACTGCCCCAGCAGCAGAGTCCCACAGCACAGACCAGACTTCCTCACATAATCACCCTGCTGGGCCTCTGGGAACTATGTCTGGTCACCAAAGTCATCAGGAGATAAAGGGGAACCCTTCTATTCAGGACGGCCATCCCAACAACAGCCACGGCCACTCAGAGCTCAGTCTAGCCAGGCCTGGGGCTGGAGCTGTGTCTGTGCCGGAGCCTGCTCAGATGTCTGGCTATGTGTTCCCTGGTCACCACCTTCAAGATCAAGGCTCCAGGTGTGAGAGGtgtggggaggagaggtgtgagtGCCAGGTCAAGGAGGTCAGAGAAGGGCTCTATCACCCAGGGCCAGGGGCATCAGACCTCCAGCAGAGCAGCCAGGCTCCTAGAGCCTCCCTGGAGAaggtcacagacacagagagctcTCTGGCCTTGTACAGCTGCCAGCTGCCCCATTCTCCCCTGAATGAGACCACAGAGGTCACCAAAGAGAATAACACCCAGAGAGAGGTATGGTACGAGGACGTTCCTAGCAGCAAGAAGCAGAGCTACACAGCATCAGGGGGTAGGGTGTTCAGCCTGAGCCAGCCAGCTCCAGCATTGGCTACTAACAACACAGGGGCGGCATATGAATCTGAGACAGAGCTGTCTGCTGCTGATCTGGTCTCTCCCAACATCCGTAACTGGTGTTCAGGTGGGAATGTAGTTCTGGGTTCTGAGATGACTGTCAATCAGACCCTTGAAGAACAGGATTGGGAGTGGCAGAACAGAGAGATCCCCGTCCCACGCAGTATCTCCAACCCCTGTATCCAACCCCGTCCACATGCCCTGCCTTCCACCCACCCAGGGGAGAGGGGCCGGTGCCAGCTGGCCCTGTTGGAGCTCCAGGACTCCTTCAGTAAGTCAGAGGTCCACCGTCTCTTCCACAGCTCCCTCCAGGGGGGCGCGGTCCACCTGCAAGACAATGTACACACCGGGAGAAAGCACCGCTTCTACGGCTTCAACTCCTTCTATTTCCACAACTGA
- the LOC124023963 gene encoding extensin-like gives MKGLCHHLCCIVGGCLKPLQGADPARPPVPPATTHSQYLQPPLTPSTSSDHSPSTSSHHSLPQYLQPPLPQYLQPPLPTPSTSSHHSQYSQYLQPPLTPSTSSHHSQYLQPPLTPSTSSHHSLPVPPATTHSQYLQPPLPVPPATTHSQYLQPPLPVPPATTHSQYLQRPVTPSTSSHHSQYLQPPLTPSTSSDHSLPVPPATTPSTSSHHSLPVPPATTHSQYLQPPLTPSTSSHHSLPVPPATTPSTSSHHSLPVPPATTHSQYLQPPLPVPPATTPSTSSHHSLPVPPATTPSTSSDHSLPVPPATTHSQYLQPAQ, from the exons ATGAAAGGCCTGTGTCACCACCTCTGTTGTATTGTGGGTGGTTGTCTGAAACCTTTGCAGGGAGCCGACCCGGCGCGGCCACCTG TACCTCCAGCCACCACTCACTCCCAGTACCTCCAGCCACCACTCACTCCCAGTACCTCCAGCGACCACTCCCCCAGTACCTCCAGCCACCACTCACTCCCCCAGTACCTCCAGCCACCACTCCCCCAGTACCTCCAGCCACCACTCCCCACTCCCAGTACCTCCAGCCACCACTCCCAGTACTCCCAGTACCTCCAGCCACCACTCACTCCCAGTACCTCCAGCCACCACTCCCAGTACCTCCAGCCACCACTCACTCCCAGTACCTCCAGCCACCACTCACTCCCAGTACCTCCAGCCACCACTCACTCCCAGTACCTCCAGCCACCACTCCCAGTACCTCCAGCCACCACTCACTCCCAGTACCTCCAGCCACCACTCCCAGTACCTCCAGCCACCACTCACTCCCAGTACCTCCAGCGACCAGTCACTCCCAGTACCTCCAGCCACCACTCCCAGTACCTCCAGCCACCACTCACTCCCAGTACCTCCAGCGACCACTCACTCCCAGTACCTCCAGCCACCACTCCCAGTACCTCCAGCCACCACTCACTCCCAGTACCTCCAGCGACCACTCACTCCCAGTACCTCCAGCCACCACTCACTCCCAGTACCTCCAGCCACCACTCACTCCCAGTACCTCCAGCCACCACTCCCAGTACCTCCAGCCACCACTCACTCCCAGTACCTCCAGCCACCACTCACTCCCAGTACCTCCAGCCACCACTCCCAGTACCTCCAGCCACCACTCCCAGTACCTCCAGCCACCACTCACTCCCAGTACCTCCAGCCACCACTCCCAGTACCTCCAGCGACCACTCACTCCCAGTACCTCCAGCCACCACTCACTCCCAGTACCTCCAGCCAGCGCAGTAG